The following proteins come from a genomic window of Malus domestica chromosome 02, GDT2T_hap1:
- the LOC139192085 gene encoding uncharacterized protein: MTHANLMNNYFDPNSVYTEEDFRCSFRMRRHVFKRLLCDVQQVNPYFQQKRDRAGRPSFSPHQKVTVALQMIAYGSAADSMDETHGVSESTCLDTLQEFCDTIVQLYKDEYLREPNQKDMNRLLRKAEDLGFPGMIGSLDCMHWDWKNCPTGWQ; this comes from the coding sequence atgacgcatgccaatctgatgaacaactacttcgaccccaactcggtgtacacagaagaggatttcagaTGTAGCTTCCGgatgaggcgtcatgtcttTAAGCGTTTACTTTGTGATGTCCAGCAGGTCAATCCGTACTTTCAACAGAAGCGGGACAGAGCAGGTCGCCCtagtttctcacctcatcaaaAGGTTACTGTTGCACTCCAAATGATAGCATATGGCTCCGCAGCTGattcgatggatgaaacccatggtgtgtctgagtctacatgccttgatactcttcaagaattttgtgacACAATTGTTCAGCTTTACAAAGACGAGTACCTCCGCGAGCCAAATCAAAAAGATATGAATCGGCTCCTTCGCAAAGCTGAAGACCTTGGGTTTCCaggcatgatagggtcattagactgcatgcattgggattggaagaactgtccTACCGGATGGCAATGA